In Rutidosis leptorrhynchoides isolate AG116_Rl617_1_P2 chromosome 2, CSIRO_AGI_Rlap_v1, whole genome shotgun sequence, one genomic interval encodes:
- the LOC139888716 gene encoding uncharacterized protein: MTPYIKYLQDGTLPTDVTEARRIKWEIDIVGPFPRSVGNAKFLVVAIDFFTKWVEAKVLAQKTGENIKKFVWNDIMCRYGLPNEIVSDTVPYVLWAQHTTPKQNTGETPFRLVYGTVSVIPAEIRVPTQRVLAFDVENNSSILRENLNLLEERRIMAAIHQADAKQRMTKYYNKRVRHVQFSEDDLVLRDNEASRQAKQGKLGPRWEGPYKIIKAHPNGSYTLAAPSGEELQRTWNTMSLKKFYA; the protein is encoded by the exons TGGGAAATTGATATAGTAGGGCCATTTCCAAGGAGTGTTGGAAATGCAAAGTTTTTGGTGGTTGCAATTGATTTTTTCACTAAGTGGGTTGAAGCAAAAGTGTTGGCACAGAAAACGGGTGAAAACATAAAGAAGTTTGTATGGAATGACATCATGTGTAGATATGGTCTGCCAAATGAAATTGTAAGTGATACTG TACCATATGTTTTATGGGCTCAACATACAACGCCTAAGCAGAACACGGGAGAAACACCATTCAGATTGGTATATGGTACTGTTTCAGTAATACCAGCTGAAATCCGTGTACCAACACAAAGGGTTTTGGCATTTGATGTGGAAAACAATTCATCCATTCTACGAGAAAACTTAAATTTATTAGAGGAAAGGCGGATCATGGCTGCTATCCATCAAGCGGATGCTAAACAACGAATGACAAAATATTACAATAAACGGGTCAGACATGTACAATTCAGTGAAGATGATTTGGTATTAAGAGACAATGAAGCAAGTAGACAAGCAAAGCAAGGGAAGTTAGGGCCACGATGGGAAGGGCCATACAAAATCATAAAAGCACATCCTAATGGATCATATACCCTTGCAGCGCCCTCCGGCGAGGAATTACAGCGAACATGGAATACAatgagtttaaagaaattttatgcgtaa